Part of the Aquabacterium sp. NJ1 genome, CACGCAAGACGATTGCGCGGTTGAGTTGTACATCGATCGGGGCAAGGACGCGCAAGCTGAGAACGAGTCCATCTTTGATCAGCTAGAAGCGCATACAGCTCAAATCGAGCAAGCCTTTGGCTCGGAGCTGAGCTGGCAGCGTCTGGATGGCAAGCGTGCCTGTCGGATCCGGTTCACACAAGCCGGTGGATATCGATCGCCGGAGGAGGAATGGCCCTCTCTGCATGATCGTGCGGCACAGGCCATGGACCGTCTGGACAAGGCTCTCAAGCCATTCATCAAGCACCTGAAGCTGGGCAACAACTGACGAATTCACGCAAACGCTGCTTGGTCAACAGCAGGAAACCAATTCAATTCTTGGTGTTTGAGCTTCGATGCTGCAAGTTCGCCAGCCAACACTAGTGAGCGAACGATGACGATAAATTTGATCATTAGACAGGGAAGGTCGGAAATACTGTGACTGCGTACGCAAGCGTTCCGGAGCGGCTACTTACATGTCTATACGACTCGAAAAATGACCAAGAGAGTCAAGCGCTGTACTGCGCGGGGTTCGAGTTGCAGCAGTGGCGATGCGATGCTATGGCCGACCACATCATGGAGTGGTTGGCTGACTATGCGCTTGCCGAGGAAGAACTGAACGTCAAGCACACAAACATGTATGTGCGGCTTCGAGAGGCAGCCTCGCGCATCTATACAAGCGACAAATACAAGAGACGTGGAGAGCTTGGTGAAATCGTCCTGCATGCGATTTGCCGCGACTTCTTTAAGACGATACCGCTTGCTCCTCGCGTCTTCTATCTGACGGCCTCGAACGACGTTGTTAAGTCATTCGACATGGCACACGTCAGATACTTGGGCGAGGGGGCCTTTGAACTTTGGCTGGGAGAAGCGAAGTTCTTTCAAGACGCCGGAGAAGCTATGGCTTCGGCTATCGAATCCGTCAATGCGCACATTGATGCGGGCTTTCTAAAGAACGAAAAGCTACTTCTTGGACCACAGATCTCAAGGAACATTCCCAACTACGAAGGCATACGGGCGCTGTTTTCTCCCAACGCCCCCATCGACAAGCTGTTTCAGACCGCGGCTTTTCCCATTCTCATTGCATCAGATAGCAAGGCAGTCGCGAACGGGAAGTCCCATGATGATTCCTATATCGCCGACGCACGTGCCGAGTTGACCAAGCTGGAGACGAAGCTCAAAGCATCAGGTCTGCGCGAGAAAATTCGAATTCTGCTGATCTACCTGCCCGTTAAATCAAAGAATGACTTGGCGGCAGCCTTCGATAAGAGATTGAAGGGGATCCAAGGATGAACATCTCTCAAAGTGAATGGCAGAGTCTGCCAAGTCTTGGATCATTGGAACTTAAAAAGCAGGTATTCCTTATCCTCCAAAAGGCCGCGACCGCTGTCCAGGAAGGTGGCTCAGACGACCCGCATCTGCTCGAGGTCGTACCTAGACTTGCTGGTCTACTCGAGTCGAGGCCTGAGCTTGATGGTTTCGCAGAGGCGCTCAGCGCCCTCGCCCGTGCTTCTGGGCTTTGGAATTACATCGACAAGGAAAGAGCGGCCCCTTCTGACCTTCTTCTTGCCGAGTCAGTCACAGTTCCGGAGTTAGGCGGCATCACTCTGCACCGAGAACAGGTGGCTGCGCTCAACGATCTGCTTGCTGGCCGCAACCTGATCCTGAGCGCCCCGACCAGCTTCGGCAAAAGCTTGCTCATCGATGCCCTATTGGCCTCCGGAAAATACACCCGAGTCGCGATCGTCTTGCCGACAATCGCACTCCTTGACGAGTTCCGCAGGCGCATTAAACGCAGGTTTGGCGACCGCTTCGACCTCATCATGCATCCAAGTGACGAGACTAAAGATGGTCGCCCAACCATCTTCCTCGGCACCCAAGAGCGCTTGATCAACAGAACAGACCTTGGAAAAGTGGATCTGACCGTGGTCGACGAGTTCTATAAGCTCGACCCCAACCGAAAGGATGAACGAAGCATCACACTGAACGCTGCCGTGTCAAAGCTGTTGAACCGTTCAAATCAGTTCTTCTTTCTCGGCCCGAACATTGACGACGTTAGGTTCTCCGGAGATGGTCGCTGGAAGTTCGAGTTCCTGCGGACCCGTTTCTCCACCGTGGCAGTCGATACCTACGACCTGGGTGCCGTGCAGGACAAAGAGGCCAGGCTCCTTGACGAAGTCGGTAATGATGAGCATTGGCCAGCCCTTGTGTTCGTCTCTTCGCCAGACAAGGCAAACAAACTTGCTGCCAAAGCCGCTGAAGCGATGGCCGTTTCTGACTCCAGCGCAGCCTTCGCAGAATGGTTGTCAGACAACGTTGGTCCCGGTTGGGCGCTCGTCGAAACTGTACGGTTTGGCTTCGGTGTACACCATGGCAGGCTGCCACGGGCCATCGCATCACAAATGGTGCGAATGTTCAATCAATCTGACTTGCCTGTCCTCTTCTGTACGTCCACCCTAATCGAGGGCGTCAACACCGCTGCAAAAACCGTCTTGATCTTCGATAAAACGATCAACCGCGCTGATTACGACTTCTTCACCTACGCCAACATCCGAGGTCGTGCTGGACGGCTCGGAGAGCACCACATTGGACAGGTCTATCTTTTCAATCAACCGCCGGACGTCGAGGAGATGGAGGTTGCGCCAACGTTGTTCGCAGATCCAGACGATGCTCCTGACGACTACGTTGTGCACCTTGATGAGCAGGACTCCACGAAGAATACGGATCAGAGAGTAGCCACGCTCAAGATGAACTTGGGGTTGGACGCTGCGGGCTTACGGCTGGCGGCATCGATCGGCCTCGAGGACGCGCTTGCAATAAAGCACGAGATATTGAAAGAGATACGGGCTGGCTCTCGGCTCGTTTGGAGTGGGATGCCTCGCTATCCTGACATTCAAGCTGTCGTGAATGTGATCTGCACAGTCCGGAGCGCAACCAAGTTCGGTGCGTTGACGACGCGCCACCTGCCATTCCTTATCAACTCGCTGCGTATGGCGCCGACGATTCGGCAGTTTCTTCTCGATTACGATAAAGAGTACCGCGGCAAGCCCGAGGCGCATGACAACGTGTTCAAGTTCCTGCGGGCTTGCGAGTATGGTCTGCCTCAACACTTCGCTGTTGCGGAGCTGTTCGTCAAACAACATGACCCAAGTGCGGACTACAGTCTGTTTATCAGCTCTCTGAGTCGCTGGTTCAAGGCAGAAGAGCTCAAGAACTTGGATGAGGAGGGGATCCCTATCCAGATATCGGAGCGCTTCTTCGAAGGTGAAAGCAGAGAAGCGCTATCCCAAAAGCTGCTTGACCTCGCACAACAGAAATCGGATCAGCTTACCCCTTTTGAGCAATCCTGGGTCCTCGCAGCTCTCACCTAGCACCGTAGCCCATTGCACGCGAATGTAGGCGGCCAACACTGCATCTAGATAGACGGCTGGCCCAAAGGCCTCCCACTCACTTGGTCATGGGGCCACCGAGCTCCCAAACCAAGTGCTTGGTGACATTGAACTCATAGTCGGGATCTTGAACCAAATTTCCCCATCTGGGATGGCCATAGAGGCAGCTCGTTGCAACGGCGGTCGGCACAGCCAATATCGGCAGAGGAGGGCGCGTGCCGTTTAGCTTCAATTATTCAAAGCGAATAATTATCTGAATCAAATAATTCTGGCAGCCCAAGTTGGCATTGCCATCGAGTGCGTCCTGGCCGGTGGCCAGGGACCCATGTTCGACACTTAGTTGCCTTAGGAGCCGGCGCTCACCAAACTAGAGCCAATTCCTTCGACGCTTTGCAGCGCCTCGTCCGACCGGGTGCCATAGCTAAGTGATTGAGTCACCGCTACACCGACACCAACCGCAAATCTCAGGCTGATCTACTCGATTTGTTTGGCCGCACTCGACCGTGGTATCCGATCATGAGGTCACAGCATGATCGTCATTCATGCTGCCAGCTCACGCAGACAAAAGGACGTCGCTGCAGTGCAATTGCGCCGTGATCAACAACGCCGCACTCAACGCCATGCTGCAGCACTACATTACCTTTGCCTGTGAGTCGAACGCGCAACTCGCTTACGCAGCCACCTATGTGGTTGCGACCGTGACAATCATGTTTCTCCGCCACATGATGGATGGTCACCATCACCCGGCTGATAGGACTCCATTCAGCGATAACACCTTCTGGACCTACTTGCGGCGGCATCGCCATACGCTCTATCGTCTTGGTGCCGCTGTCGTCATCTTGTACGCTTCCCATGAAATCGCACGGGTGAACTTTGACCTCGCCTATCGCGTATTCGTTGTGATGCACGCTCATGGTGCTGGGCGCCATTCCAAGCCATTCTCCTCGCGACGCCACGCTTGCCTGTCAGTGCTTTTGCCGCAAATCTTCGCGGTCCTTTACGGCCCAATGCAAGTTCACAGTCATCTGTCTCAGATGACTTGGGTGGTCGACTTCCTGAACGACCTTTGCCTGACACTGCTTTCCATTCAAGATCGCATCGATCCCCGGGTGCCGCACAGTTTGTTTCGCTCTAGCAAAGGTATCCCCAAGAATTGCAAGCAGCGCAAATGAGCGAGACCGCTGAACGGATTACGGATTGCATTTGAGGTCAAGCTTTTCCTGATCAAGCCATCCATGCAACATGCATAGATTTCATGTTGACCTTGCGCAGGGCGACTCCTACGATCCGAGCTTGAGATATCGCAACGGTTTTGCTGATGACCGAGTCACGTCCATGGAAGTGGGTCAAGCAAACCATAGGGATCACTTACTAACCCATCTAGGGCAGTGATATGGATGAAACTTTTATCCCGGTCTGTACGGTTGCCAGGCACATGTGGGAGACAAATAAGCCCACATCTTGGTTTGCCCCGAAACTTGGCAAGGGTGAGCGCTACCTGCGTCAGTTGTTGGAGCAAGCAAAGCCAGTGCCCATACAGATGGCAAACCAGGTGTCGTCCTTTTCTGACACGTTCTCGGCGCCTATCACCTCAGATCAGCCCCCCGTGATCGTCTTTTCGCGTCAGATCATCCGTAGCGCTGAGTCTCTCGAAGATGTTGATGGACTGGTCGCTCAACTCAAGAAGGAGTTGCGAAATGCCAAGGAGCGTGATGACGTCAACCTGCAGGCCCTTTTGAACTGGCAGATGCTCTTTGCATGCCACAAGGCGTGCTCGTTCTTGGGCCATGATGATGCGGGCAAGGCATTGAAGCTTGCGCGACTGGAGTCCGCTGCGGAATACGGTCATCTCATGAGGGAGTTGCTGCCGAGGACAACCTTCTTTGATGGTGCATTGTTCCGTTTTATCGAGCGTCGCAATTGGGCCACAACAGCGTTCCTTCTTAGCGCTGCTCAGGGCGGCCCCTCGAAGGGTGAAATCTTGCAATACATCGCTGCTTACGATGATGCCTGGGCAGCGGTTAACCAAACGATCCTCGACGTTTCTCCCAATCAGCAGAACAGGGATGTCGTCCTTGATGTTGCACGGCTTCCGATGCGTCGCGCCTTGAGCTTGGATCGCGTTGAACTTGCTGCTTACGTATTGGATGAGGCTGACCTTGTTCAGCGTTGCATATCCGATCTACTCAGCGTGTCCACGTATACAGGCCCTCGCGTACTTCAGCTTGCCTTGGAGTCCATCCCCAAGCCAGCACGAGATGCCCTGAATGGCGTATCGGCTTGGGTCGCCTTCACTAAGGAAGTTAACGCAAAGGTCTTTGAGCGCGCGAGTTCCCGTGTGAAACGGGGCAGCAATGTTGGTGCACGCAACGAGCCTCAGCCTATGGACTTGTGTGACCGTCTCTTTTTTG contains:
- a CDS encoding DUF1837 domain-containing protein; the encoded protein is MADHIMEWLADYALAEEELNVKHTNMYVRLREAASRIYTSDKYKRRGELGEIVLHAICRDFFKTIPLAPRVFYLTASNDVVKSFDMAHVRYLGEGAFELWLGEAKFFQDAGEAMASAIESVNAHIDAGFLKNEKLLLGPQISRNIPNYEGIRALFSPNAPIDKLFQTAAFPILIASDSKAVANGKSHDDSYIADARAELTKLETKLKASGLREKIRILLIYLPVKSKNDLAAAFDKRLKGIQG
- a CDS encoding DEAD/DEAH box helicase, whose protein sequence is MNISQSEWQSLPSLGSLELKKQVFLILQKAATAVQEGGSDDPHLLEVVPRLAGLLESRPELDGFAEALSALARASGLWNYIDKERAAPSDLLLAESVTVPELGGITLHREQVAALNDLLAGRNLILSAPTSFGKSLLIDALLASGKYTRVAIVLPTIALLDEFRRRIKRRFGDRFDLIMHPSDETKDGRPTIFLGTQERLINRTDLGKVDLTVVDEFYKLDPNRKDERSITLNAAVSKLLNRSNQFFFLGPNIDDVRFSGDGRWKFEFLRTRFSTVAVDTYDLGAVQDKEARLLDEVGNDEHWPALVFVSSPDKANKLAAKAAEAMAVSDSSAAFAEWLSDNVGPGWALVETVRFGFGVHHGRLPRAIASQMVRMFNQSDLPVLFCTSTLIEGVNTAAKTVLIFDKTINRADYDFFTYANIRGRAGRLGEHHIGQVYLFNQPPDVEEMEVAPTLFADPDDAPDDYVVHLDEQDSTKNTDQRVATLKMNLGLDAAGLRLAASIGLEDALAIKHEILKEIRAGSRLVWSGMPRYPDIQAVVNVICTVRSATKFGALTTRHLPFLINSLRMAPTIRQFLLDYDKEYRGKPEAHDNVFKFLRACEYGLPQHFAVAELFVKQHDPSADYSLFISSLSRWFKAEELKNLDEEGIPIQISERFFEGESREALSQKLLDLAQQKSDQLTPFEQSWVLAALT